A part of Micromonospora chersina genomic DNA contains:
- a CDS encoding dihydrofolate reductase family protein: MAKVISTLFISADGVAEIDPDWHFPYFDENMGRAVGEDYDTADVMLIGRETYDSFAGAWPDREAAGGEDAVFAKQLGDMRKVVVSRQQLEFTWRNSELIKGDLVDAVTALKADAGSKGILIPGSISVVQQLLAAGLVDELRLLVHPVAARKGRRLFDDGDTPYHFQVTATEAFPTGVIRVIYAPTAAPEKVGYADVTDQVPAGS; encoded by the coding sequence ATGGCAAAGGTCATCTCCACGCTGTTCATCTCGGCCGACGGCGTGGCCGAGATCGACCCGGACTGGCACTTTCCGTACTTCGACGAGAACATGGGCCGCGCCGTCGGCGAGGACTACGACACCGCTGACGTCATGCTCATCGGCCGGGAGACCTACGACAGCTTCGCCGGCGCCTGGCCCGACCGCGAGGCCGCCGGCGGCGAGGACGCGGTCTTCGCCAAGCAGCTCGGGGACATGCGCAAGGTCGTCGTCTCGCGCCAGCAGCTGGAGTTCACCTGGCGCAACTCGGAGCTGATCAAGGGCGACCTTGTCGACGCGGTCACCGCGCTCAAGGCCGATGCCGGCAGCAAAGGCATCCTCATCCCGGGGTCGATCTCCGTGGTGCAGCAACTGCTCGCCGCCGGGCTGGTCGACGAGCTGCGCCTGCTGGTGCATCCGGTGGCGGCACGCAAGGGCCGCAGGCTGTTCGACGACGGCGACACGCCGTACCACTTCCAGGTGACAGCGACGGAGGCCTTCCCGACGGGCGTGATCCGCGTGATCTACGCGCCGACCGCGGCACCGGAGAAGGTCGGCTACGCCGACGTCACGGACCAGGTGCCCGCTGGCAGCTAG
- a CDS encoding maleylpyruvate isomerase family mycothiol-dependent enzyme, which produces MELTGMIAAERRRAADLVESLSIEQLETPSLCGSWTVREVAAHLVSPFAAPRRSLLPLMLRSGFNLHQLNARLAQVVAREPAHRIAGLLRDNAERRFRPPIVGYRGQLTDLQIHGQDIRRPLGLPHELHPDRLRVSLHFLVSRRARGFFVRRGRLDGLRFEAPDADWAWGSGPVVRGTAEAVMLAMTGRPAVLDELDGDGVRLLRDRMT; this is translated from the coding sequence ATGGAACTCACGGGGATGATCGCAGCCGAGCGGCGTCGGGCCGCTGATCTGGTCGAATCGTTGAGCATCGAGCAGTTGGAGACACCGAGCCTGTGCGGCTCGTGGACGGTCCGGGAAGTGGCCGCCCATCTCGTGTCGCCGTTCGCCGCGCCGCGCCGCTCGTTGCTGCCGTTGATGCTGCGCAGCGGCTTCAACCTCCACCAGCTCAACGCCCGGCTGGCGCAGGTTGTGGCCCGGGAGCCGGCCCACCGGATCGCAGGGCTGTTGCGGGACAACGCGGAGAGGCGGTTCCGCCCACCCATCGTCGGATACCGGGGCCAACTCACCGATCTGCAGATCCACGGGCAGGACATCCGCCGACCGCTCGGCCTGCCGCACGAGCTGCACCCGGACCGGCTGCGGGTGTCGTTGCACTTCCTGGTGAGCCGCCGCGCCCGGGGCTTCTTCGTGCGCAGAGGGCGACTCGACGGGCTCCGGTTCGAGGCGCCGGACGCGGACTGGGCCTGGGGGAGTGGCCCGGTGGTGCGGGGTACGGCAGAAGCGGTCATGCTCGCCATGACAGGCCGGCCCGCGGTGCTTGACGAACTCGACGGCGACGGCGTCCGGCTGCTGCGCGACCGGATGACCTGA
- a CDS encoding alpha/beta fold hydrolase translates to MTTVEANGVTLGVEHFGDRAAPLVLLAGGTTMLSWPDALCEALARGGRHVVRYDLRDSGGSTTADPEAPAYTLRDLAADAAALARELDDRPAHLAGIGVGGMVAQVAALDHPDAFSALTLVGTRPVAPGPVDDDLPDHDAATMGRLFSHAMPDWSDRAAVAEFAAEGAQILGDDPVAARATAERRWDRTPGTDPAVQMANHLGTVFAKLDCTPRWRERLHELAIPTLVVHGRRDPFFPVGNGEALAREIPGARLLVLERAATAIPDAAAGEVAGAMLAL, encoded by the coding sequence ATGACGACGGTCGAGGCGAACGGTGTCACGCTCGGAGTCGAGCACTTCGGCGACAGGGCTGCGCCGCTCGTCCTGCTCGCGGGCGGCACGACCATGCTCTCCTGGCCCGACGCACTCTGCGAGGCGCTCGCGCGCGGCGGGCGCCATGTGGTGCGGTACGACCTGCGCGATTCCGGCGGGTCGACCACCGCCGATCCCGAGGCTCCGGCGTACACGCTGCGCGATCTTGCCGCCGACGCCGCGGCGCTCGCCCGCGAACTCGACGACCGGCCGGCGCACCTGGCTGGCATCGGCGTCGGCGGGATGGTCGCCCAGGTCGCCGCGCTCGACCACCCGGACGCGTTCTCGGCGCTCACCCTCGTCGGAACGCGGCCCGTCGCTCCTGGCCCGGTCGACGACGACCTGCCCGATCATGACGCGGCGACGATGGGCCGGCTGTTCTCGCATGCGATGCCCGACTGGTCCGACCGCGCCGCGGTGGCCGAGTTCGCCGCCGAAGGCGCGCAGATTCTCGGTGACGACCCCGTCGCCGCGCGCGCGACCGCCGAGCGCAGATGGGACCGCACGCCGGGCACGGACCCCGCGGTGCAGATGGCCAACCATCTGGGCACGGTGTTCGCCAAGCTCGACTGCACGCCGCGCTGGCGCGAGCGCCTTCACGAGCTCGCGATCCCGACGCTGGTGGTGCACGGTCGCCGCGACCCGTTCTTCCCCGTCGGCAACGGCGAAGCGCTCGCACGCGAGATCCCCGGTGCGCGGCTACTCGTGCTCGAACGGGCCGCGACGGCTATCCCCGATGCCGCCGCCGGTGAGGTGGCGGGGGCGATGCTCGCGCTCTAA
- a CDS encoding Glu/Leu/Phe/Val dehydrogenase dimerization domain-containing protein encodes MVATDIGTESMHENVVARRGARSGLPIVVAVHSTALGQAIGGCRLAHYPHWRDGLDDALRLSAAMSDKCALAGLPNGGGKTVVALPLGMTLDDTSRRAVLHDVGDVIAGLNGTYATGPDVGTGPDDMVTIAERTPYAFCRPVSAGGSGDSSEHTAVGVLAALHALCAERFGSSDLSTRSFAVLGLGRVGGHVLRMLADARATLVASDVDDSRRLLARSAGAAWASPQDCLTADVDVLVPAALGGLLTPHTVPELRCAAIAGPANNQLDTPATANLLHRRGILWAPDIVVSAGGIIHATAVELHDETSAQATVRVHAIADTLTDILHTARATGSTPADAARSHARQRIRDGHR; translated from the coding sequence ATGGTCGCGACCGACATCGGCACCGAGTCCATGCACGAAAACGTCGTCGCCAGGCGGGGTGCCCGATCCGGCCTGCCGATCGTCGTCGCGGTGCACTCCACCGCGCTCGGGCAGGCCATCGGTGGATGCCGGCTGGCGCACTACCCACACTGGCGCGACGGCCTGGACGACGCGCTGCGGCTCTCGGCCGCGATGTCGGACAAGTGCGCGCTGGCCGGGCTGCCCAACGGCGGCGGCAAGACCGTCGTCGCCCTGCCCCTCGGCATGACACTGGACGACACCTCCCGCCGGGCGGTGCTGCACGACGTGGGCGACGTCATCGCCGGTCTGAACGGCACGTACGCGACCGGCCCGGACGTGGGCACCGGCCCGGACGACATGGTCACGATCGCCGAGCGGACGCCGTACGCGTTCTGCCGACCGGTCAGCGCCGGTGGCAGCGGCGACTCCTCCGAGCACACCGCCGTCGGCGTCCTCGCCGCACTGCACGCGCTGTGCGCCGAGCGGTTCGGATCCTCCGACCTGTCCACGCGCAGCTTCGCCGTGCTCGGCCTTGGCCGCGTCGGCGGCCACGTGCTGCGGATGCTCGCCGACGCCCGCGCGACGCTGGTGGCGAGCGACGTCGACGACAGCCGACGTCTGCTCGCCCGCTCCGCTGGCGCCGCCTGGGCCAGCCCCCAGGACTGCCTGACCGCCGACGTGGACGTACTCGTCCCCGCCGCCCTCGGCGGCCTGCTCACCCCGCACACGGTGCCGGAACTGCGCTGCGCCGCGATCGCCGGACCGGCCAACAACCAACTCGACACCCCGGCCACCGCCAACCTGCTGCACCGGCGTGGCATCCTCTGGGCCCCGGACATCGTCGTGAGCGCCGGCGGCATCATCCACGCCACCGCCGTCGAACTACACGACGAGACCTCGGCCCAGGCCACCGTCCGGGTCCACGCCATCGCCGACACCCTCACCGACATCCTGCACACCGCCCGCGCCACCGGCTCGACCCCGGCGGACGCCGCCCGCTCCCACGCCCGCCAACGCATCCGGGATGGCCACCGCTGA
- a CDS encoding DUF664 domain-containing protein: protein MTPATTLVIVIRADLPAASAANAAAVLALSLGGRLPHPPAADAKDGSGEPHAGLNPHPVPILSATADQLRDLHRTVRADGDLITVAFNEVARQARTYDDYVAALAATPAEEIGYVAVAAYGPRSRITALTKRFPLYAADAPVTAAPDATHRRAGLFPAADDRRFSTPANGSERQLLHDMLRAQRNTLRMKCSNVEDGLARRAVPPSTLSLLGLIRHLADVERRWFRQVLAGQHASPLFSSPTHPDGDFDDAVPDPAVVAAARRAWHDEVTFADTFISNADSLDVEGQDSWRGTVSLRWVLVHMIEEYARHNGHADLLRERIDGTIGM, encoded by the coding sequence ATGACCCCGGCAACCACACTCGTGATCGTCATCCGTGCCGACCTGCCAGCCGCATCGGCGGCCAACGCCGCGGCAGTGCTCGCGTTGAGTCTCGGCGGCCGGCTGCCCCATCCACCGGCGGCCGACGCCAAGGACGGCTCCGGCGAACCGCATGCCGGGCTGAACCCCCATCCGGTGCCAATCCTGAGCGCCACCGCCGACCAGCTCCGCGACCTGCATCGAACGGTGCGCGCCGACGGCGACCTGATTACCGTGGCCTTCAACGAGGTCGCCCGACAGGCCCGCACGTACGACGACTACGTGGCCGCGCTCGCCGCAACGCCCGCGGAGGAGATCGGCTACGTCGCCGTCGCGGCGTACGGCCCACGCAGCCGAATCACCGCCCTGACGAAGCGATTCCCCCTCTACGCCGCCGACGCGCCGGTCACCGCAGCGCCGGACGCCACCCACAGGAGAGCCGGGCTTTTCCCCGCCGCCGACGACCGCCGGTTCAGCACACCCGCCAACGGCAGCGAACGGCAGCTGCTGCACGACATGCTGCGAGCCCAGCGCAACACGCTGAGGATGAAGTGCTCAAACGTCGAGGATGGGCTAGCTCGACGAGCGGTGCCACCATCGACGCTGTCGCTGCTGGGTTTGATCCGGCACCTCGCCGACGTGGAACGCCGCTGGTTCCGCCAGGTCCTGGCCGGGCAACACGCATCCCCACTGTTCTCGTCCCCAACCCACCCCGACGGCGACTTCGACGACGCCGTACCCGATCCTGCCGTCGTCGCCGCAGCCCGCCGAGCCTGGCACGACGAGGTCACCTTCGCCGACACGTTCATCAGCAACGCCGACAGCCTCGACGTCGAGGGCCAGGACAGCTGGCGCGGCACCGTCTCGCTGCGCTGGGTCCTCGTCCACATGATCGAGGAGTACGCCCGCCACAACGGACACGCCGACCTGCTCCGGGAGCGCATCGACGGAACCATCGGCATGTAG
- a CDS encoding VOC family protein, protein MDWKIELIPVPVTDVDRAKAFYEKVGFNADHDHRVHEGLRFVQLTPPGSACSIVIGDGITDKTPGTQEIQVVVADAEAARRQLLDADVDASEVEVQPWGNFVYFGDPDGNRWSLQAIASRPNG, encoded by the coding sequence ATGGACTGGAAGATTGAGCTCATCCCCGTTCCGGTGACCGATGTCGACCGGGCCAAGGCGTTCTACGAGAAGGTGGGCTTCAACGCCGACCACGATCACCGGGTGCACGAGGGCCTACGGTTCGTCCAGCTGACACCACCCGGCTCGGCCTGCTCCATCGTGATCGGCGATGGCATCACCGACAAGACGCCCGGCACGCAGGAGATCCAGGTCGTGGTCGCCGACGCCGAGGCGGCGCGCCGGCAACTGCTCGACGCCGACGTCGACGCCAGCGAGGTCGAGGTGCAGCCATGGGGCAACTTCGTCTACTTCGGCGATCCTGACGGCAACAGGTGGTCGCTGCAGGCGATCGCGTCACGCCCCAACGGCTGA
- a CDS encoding SDR family oxidoreductase, with amino-acid sequence MRVAVAGASGNIGSLTVAALRRHGHEPVPMSRSQGVDLVAGTGLDAALAGVDAVIDAISAPAADREATEAYFGAATRNLLRAEQDAGVRHHVLLSIVEVHRIAGTAHYSGKREQERLVSAGDVPWTIVPFTQFFDFGATVATWTESDGTAYLAPLLIQPIAPADVAEVLAEVAAGPPQGRHRDVAGPDRHDLVDMARRTHRALGREVKLVPTWEAILGPDMAGNVLLPGPDARIAPTTFDDWLAEQEANRARSQ; translated from the coding sequence ATGCGTGTGGCCGTCGCCGGCGCATCCGGCAACATCGGGTCCCTGACCGTGGCCGCGCTGCGCCGCCACGGCCACGAGCCCGTACCGATGAGCCGGTCGCAGGGTGTCGACCTGGTGGCCGGCACCGGGCTGGACGCGGCGTTGGCCGGGGTCGACGCCGTCATCGACGCGATCAGCGCGCCGGCGGCCGACCGCGAGGCCACCGAGGCGTACTTCGGCGCCGCCACCCGGAACCTCCTGAGGGCTGAGCAGGATGCGGGGGTTCGGCATCACGTCCTGCTGTCCATCGTCGAGGTGCACCGCATCGCCGGAACCGCGCACTACTCCGGCAAGCGGGAGCAGGAGCGCCTGGTCTCGGCCGGCGACGTGCCGTGGACCATCGTGCCCTTCACCCAGTTCTTCGACTTCGGCGCGACGGTGGCCACGTGGACCGAGAGTGACGGCACCGCCTATCTCGCGCCGCTGCTCATCCAGCCGATCGCGCCGGCCGACGTCGCGGAGGTCCTCGCGGAGGTGGCCGCCGGGCCGCCGCAGGGACGTCACCGCGACGTGGCCGGGCCCGATCGGCACGATCTCGTGGACATGGCCCGCCGGACCCACCGGGCGCTCGGGCGCGAGGTGAAACTCGTCCCCACCTGGGAGGCGATCCTCGGCCCGGACATGGCGGGCAATGTGCTGCTGCCCGGACCGGACGCCCGTATAGCGCCCACGACCTTCGACGACTGGCTCGCGGAACAGGAGGCGAACCGGGCGCGGTCGCAGTAG
- a CDS encoding DUF5317 family protein, producing MSVFLLGPVLVGLAAGYLTGGRLRQLARQPLRGVRLLYAAAAGQLLGHVPPGSRLLSSAAQRWLTALVFSMVGVALLLNLARLSRPARAGVAALLAGAALNAAAIVPNGHMPVAPAALGEIGGVPTDTTLDPHHTVSTETTRLAALGDVLPVPWLNLVISIGDIVVMVGVALLIAALMHDHPPGRCRIVGALDRRRNHNRPEANG from the coding sequence GTGTCCGTCTTCCTCCTCGGCCCCGTCCTGGTCGGTCTGGCCGCCGGGTACCTCACGGGCGGCCGGCTGCGGCAGCTTGCCCGTCAGCCGCTGCGGGGCGTCCGGCTGCTGTACGCTGCCGCCGCCGGACAGCTGCTGGGCCACGTGCCGCCGGGCTCCCGCCTGCTCTCCTCGGCCGCACAACGGTGGCTGACCGCACTGGTGTTCAGCATGGTCGGCGTCGCGCTGCTGCTCAATCTGGCGCGCCTGTCCCGGCCGGCCCGCGCCGGCGTCGCCGCGCTCCTCGCCGGGGCGGCATTGAACGCGGCCGCCATCGTGCCCAACGGGCACATGCCGGTGGCGCCAGCCGCGCTGGGCGAGATCGGGGGCGTTCCGACTGACACCACCCTGGATCCCCACCACACCGTCAGCACCGAGACGACCCGGTTGGCGGCGCTCGGCGATGTTCTGCCCGTGCCGTGGCTGAACCTGGTGATCAGCATCGGCGACATCGTCGTCATGGTGGGTGTGGCCCTGCTCATCGCCGCCCTCATGCACGACCATCCGCCAGGCCGATGCCGGATCGTCGGCGCGCTGGACCGACGCCGGAACCACAATCGTCCCGAGGCCAACGGCTAG
- a CDS encoding Lrp/AsnC family transcriptional regulator, with amino-acid sequence MDELDTAIIQHLQTHARQTNRELARAVNIAPSTCLERVRALRERGVITGYHAEISLTALNRGVQALLHVQVRPLSRTVIDGFKKYAMGLPEVLSVFVVAGGDDFLVHVAVPSVDSLHAFLMDKFSGRREIVGFRSSVIYQHARKQVIEPLDL; translated from the coding sequence GTGGACGAACTTGATACGGCGATCATCCAGCATCTGCAGACACATGCGCGGCAGACCAATCGCGAGCTGGCCCGCGCCGTCAACATCGCACCGTCGACCTGCCTCGAGCGCGTCCGTGCGCTGAGGGAGAGAGGCGTGATCACCGGATACCACGCCGAGATCAGCCTGACCGCCCTCAACCGCGGCGTTCAGGCACTACTGCACGTGCAGGTCCGGCCTCTGAGCCGCACCGTCATCGACGGCTTCAAGAAGTACGCGATGGGGCTGCCCGAGGTGCTGTCGGTGTTCGTCGTGGCAGGCGGCGACGACTTCCTCGTCCATGTCGCCGTGCCCAGCGTCGACAGCCTGCACGCGTTCCTCATGGACAAGTTCAGCGGACGCCGCGAGATCGTCGGCTTCCGCAGCTCAGTGATCTATCAACACGCCCGGAAACAGGTCATCGAACCACTCGATCTGTGA
- a CDS encoding DMT family transporter, giving the protein MTTARNTCIRLTSIMQRTLTYVQNLLLVLPGPVRHRSRREIEEVRVNGVAGSAWAWTRVGVLALLWGSTFLWIELALDALTPVQVTLSRCVLGTATLLVACLGSGRRLPRDRAVWGHLVVAGFFCNALPFALFSIGQQTVDSGVAGVLNATTPLWSLLIGVVIGSERGLRPVRLAGLLLGFAGVMLIFAPWQTTGPVGWGALAIVAAAASYAVGFAYMGRNLVGRGIPTISLSTAQLIVATGLTSLTLPAEGLTPIEIDPKIALAVVVLGVVATGITFHLTYRIIAAEGATNAATVGYLLPVVSVALGAIVLDERFSLRVAAGMVVVLVGVGLTRRQKRAPSPSAPAEIPPLLSPPAPRLRNVIFADLSDGGRGQYSEPRRH; this is encoded by the coding sequence GTGACCACCGCCCGCAACACCTGCATCCGCCTGACGTCAATCATGCAGCGGACCTTAACGTACGTGCAGAACCTTTTGCTTGTTCTTCCAGGTCCGGTCCGGCACCGTTCACGGAGAGAGATCGAGGAGGTCCGGGTGAACGGTGTGGCGGGCAGCGCATGGGCGTGGACGCGGGTGGGCGTGCTCGCCCTGCTGTGGGGCTCGACATTTCTCTGGATCGAGCTGGCCCTGGACGCCTTGACTCCGGTCCAGGTCACCCTCAGCCGGTGCGTACTCGGAACGGCCACCCTGCTGGTCGCATGCCTCGGCTCGGGTCGGCGGCTGCCTCGGGATCGGGCGGTCTGGGGTCACCTCGTCGTGGCCGGGTTCTTCTGCAACGCCCTGCCGTTCGCCCTGTTCAGCATCGGCCAGCAGACCGTCGACTCCGGGGTGGCCGGCGTGCTGAACGCGACGACCCCGTTGTGGTCCCTGCTCATCGGTGTCGTCATCGGCTCCGAGCGCGGACTCCGGCCGGTCCGGCTGGCCGGACTCCTGCTCGGATTCGCCGGGGTCATGCTCATCTTCGCGCCATGGCAGACGACCGGGCCGGTCGGCTGGGGCGCCCTCGCCATCGTCGCCGCGGCCGCGAGCTATGCCGTCGGCTTCGCGTACATGGGCCGCAACCTGGTCGGCAGGGGCATCCCCACCATCTCGCTGTCGACCGCGCAGCTCATCGTGGCGACCGGACTGACCTCGCTGACCCTGCCGGCCGAAGGCCTGACACCGATCGAGATCGACCCGAAGATCGCGCTCGCCGTCGTGGTCCTGGGCGTCGTCGCCACCGGGATCACCTTCCACCTCACCTACCGGATCATCGCCGCCGAGGGCGCCACCAACGCCGCGACGGTCGGCTATCTGCTGCCGGTGGTCTCGGTGGCGCTGGGGGCCATCGTGCTCGACGAGCGTTTCAGCCTCCGGGTCGCCGCCGGGATGGTGGTCGTGCTCGTCGGGGTCGGCCTGACCCGCCGGCAGAAGCGGGCCCCGTCGCCATCGGCGCCGGCGGAAATCCCACCATTGTTGAGCCCCCCGGCCCCTCGGCTCCGGAACGTGATCTTCGCAGACCTGTCGGACGGGGGGCGTGGCCAATACTCTGAGCCCCGTCGGCACTAA
- a CDS encoding GNAT family N-acetyltransferase, whose protein sequence is MLRESPTAFGTSYADMAALTDEAWRQQAEQSATSATSATFIAATEDGRWVGMASCAPLEEVPGHAHIYGVYVAPAHRGRQSGLATRLMEVAIRWARDNTDATWLTIGVHEDNHRAQAFYRRIGFIGTGKVVPYPLNPSKTLHIMGYRNFRQTRAARALDHREPL, encoded by the coding sequence ATGCTGCGGGAATCCCCGACGGCCTTCGGTACCTCATACGCGGACATGGCCGCGCTCACCGACGAGGCGTGGCGGCAGCAGGCCGAACAGAGCGCGACGTCAGCCACGTCGGCGACGTTCATCGCCGCCACCGAGGACGGCCGCTGGGTGGGGATGGCCAGCTGCGCTCCGCTGGAGGAGGTCCCCGGCCACGCACACATATACGGCGTCTACGTGGCGCCGGCACATCGCGGCCGGCAGTCGGGACTGGCGACCCGGCTAATGGAGGTCGCGATCAGGTGGGCGCGCGACAACACCGACGCCACCTGGCTCACCATCGGCGTGCATGAGGACAACCACCGCGCCCAAGCCTTCTATCGGCGGATCGGGTTCATCGGAACCGGCAAGGTCGTGCCCTACCCCCTCAACCCGTCCAAGACGCTCCACATCATGGGCTACCGGAACTTCCGCCAGACCCGCGCCGCGAGGGCGCTCGACCACCGGGAGCCTCTCTGA
- a CDS encoding DUF7710 domain-containing protein, which yields MSSGGDSETVLRAARQHHLAQVNGVVRRPGMYGRDEMAERLLLEAMAAVEGSLERWWAECEGLRERDAFGPTGVVGAYSNILPADALRDATASIYGEIAHRLGWLELDRALSEAEFHQLGADVGGWLSQDRTLSEVIETYGPPSLWIGGTNPLCPKTLAYTTADPDDDLICFHLWNTFANTSPETTRRGVHPEPVVLAVRHRPGRFPDSFSFTPEGLRRRPTGDQRSPIRPTVWLFHGEHARNASGVFDTLDAGLAWAAQHHVTGILAEYAIGGAYDVAVSEGRFTPSKPHHGTADHVAAFSPGLRHLHLTSGRRD from the coding sequence ATGAGCAGTGGTGGGGATTCCGAAACCGTTCTCCGTGCGGCCCGCCAGCACCACTTGGCGCAGGTGAACGGTGTGGTTCGTCGCCCCGGCATGTACGGCAGGGACGAGATGGCCGAACGGCTTCTGCTGGAGGCGATGGCCGCCGTGGAGGGAAGCCTGGAGCGCTGGTGGGCGGAGTGTGAGGGACTACGCGAACGCGACGCGTTCGGCCCGACGGGTGTGGTGGGCGCCTACAGCAACATCCTGCCGGCCGATGCGCTGCGTGACGCTACGGCCTCCATCTACGGCGAGATCGCCCATCGCCTCGGCTGGCTCGAGCTCGACCGGGCGTTGTCGGAGGCGGAGTTTCACCAGTTGGGTGCCGACGTCGGCGGGTGGCTTTCGCAGGACCGCACACTGTCCGAGGTCATCGAGACGTACGGGCCCCCGTCGCTGTGGATCGGCGGGACAAACCCCCTCTGTCCCAAGACGCTCGCCTACACCACGGCCGATCCCGACGACGACCTGATCTGCTTCCACCTGTGGAACACCTTCGCGAACACCTCGCCTGAGACGACGCGGCGAGGCGTGCACCCCGAACCGGTGGTGCTCGCCGTACGCCATCGGCCCGGCAGGTTTCCCGACTCGTTCTCGTTCACGCCGGAGGGCCTGCGTCGCAGGCCCACCGGCGATCAGCGGAGCCCGATCAGGCCGACCGTCTGGCTCTTCCACGGTGAACACGCCCGGAACGCCTCCGGCGTGTTCGACACCTTGGACGCCGGACTCGCCTGGGCGGCCCAGCATCACGTGACCGGGATCCTGGCCGAGTACGCCATCGGGGGCGCCTATGACGTCGCAGTCAGCGAAGGCCGGTTCACGCCGTCGAAGCCACACCACGGCACCGCGGACCACGTGGCCGCCTTTAGTCCGGGATTACGTCACCTCCACCTGACCAGCGGCCGCCGGGATTGA
- a CDS encoding LysR family transcriptional regulator, with translation MIDVRRMQVLRAVVTSGSVTAAAAHLGYTPSAVSQQVAALEKETGIALLERVGRGVRPTAAGRLLTEHAAVISQHVAAAETALADLRAGRTGRLGIRYFASVGPTLLAPALARLRREHPDVTIDPKLTDPNDPLPDVEQGHADLAIVVRRTSDESRPGIRLMHLLDDAYQAVLPTGHPLAGRRMIDLAALAGEPWVGSEPPGPCLEPITDACAAAGFSPDFVAKSEDYATAQGFVAAGLGVSLIPRLGLGTRHPGVTIRPVRRPEPVRTIYAAVREISLDQPALRALIDALVGAAKA, from the coding sequence ATGATTGACGTCAGGCGGATGCAGGTGTTGCGGGCGGTGGTCACCAGCGGATCGGTGACCGCGGCGGCGGCGCACCTGGGTTACACCCCCTCCGCCGTGAGCCAGCAGGTGGCGGCACTGGAGAAGGAGACCGGGATCGCGCTGCTCGAACGCGTCGGCCGGGGCGTGCGGCCCACCGCGGCGGGACGCCTGCTCACCGAACACGCGGCCGTCATCAGCCAACATGTGGCTGCGGCCGAGACCGCGTTGGCCGACCTGCGGGCCGGCCGTACCGGTCGGCTGGGGATCCGCTACTTCGCCTCGGTCGGCCCAACCCTGCTGGCGCCCGCGCTCGCCCGGCTCCGGCGCGAGCACCCCGACGTGACGATCGACCCGAAGCTGACGGATCCGAACGATCCACTGCCGGACGTGGAGCAGGGACACGCCGACCTGGCCATCGTGGTCCGCCGGACCAGCGACGAGAGCCGCCCGGGCATTCGCCTGATGCACCTGCTCGATGACGCGTACCAGGCCGTGCTGCCCACCGGACACCCGCTCGCCGGGCGAAGGATGATCGACCTGGCTGCCCTCGCCGGCGAACCCTGGGTCGGCAGCGAACCGCCGGGCCCCTGCCTGGAGCCCATCACCGACGCCTGCGCCGCGGCGGGCTTCAGCCCGGACTTCGTGGCGAAGTCGGAGGACTACGCCACGGCTCAGGGATTCGTCGCGGCCGGCCTCGGCGTCAGCCTGATCCCCCGACTCGGACTTGGCACCCGCCACCCGGGCGTCACCATCCGCCCGGTCCGCCGCCCCGAGCCGGTGCGGACCATCTACGCCGCCGTCCGGGAGATCTCACTTGATCAGCCCGCGCTGCGCGCGCTGATCGACGCCCTCGTGGGCGCCGCGAAGGCGTGA
- a CDS encoding VOC family protein, with protein sequence MTSRFTELTVDCHDPERLAAFWCEVLDFKVIDRSEGKVEIGSWVPTVEEVRARQMPPTLLFVQVPEGKTVKNRLHLDVSPIDGSTEEEVTRLLGLGATKADVGQGSDRNWVVMADPEGNEFDVLRTLAPQS encoded by the coding sequence ATGACGAGCAGGTTCACCGAGTTGACCGTTGACTGCCACGATCCGGAGAGACTGGCGGCCTTCTGGTGCGAGGTCCTGGACTTCAAGGTGATCGACCGGAGCGAGGGCAAGGTCGAGATCGGCTCGTGGGTGCCGACCGTCGAGGAGGTTCGGGCCCGTCAGATGCCGCCCACCCTGCTGTTCGTCCAGGTGCCTGAGGGCAAGACGGTGAAGAACCGTCTTCACCTCGACGTCAGCCCAATCGACGGCAGCACCGAGGAGGAGGTGACCAGATTACTCGGCCTCGGCGCCACCAAGGCGGATGTGGGCCAGGGCTCAGACCGCAACTGGGTGGTCATGGCAGACCCCGAGGGCAACGAGTTCGACGTCCTACGCACCCTGGCACCGCAGAGCTAG